From Kineosporia succinea, the proteins below share one genomic window:
- a CDS encoding LLM class flavin-dependent oxidoreductase, protein MSLRFGLMTHAAAEWSELTTRWKGFEDNGFDALWAGDHLWSALGDNGYTQPRFDAWMIAAGIAQATSKVTVGTLVSAINMRNPAVLAKQALTLDHMSGGRAVAGIGAGGNPKDGAVAGEKPWSPAEKSERLDEYLTVVRQVAAGGELDYTGKHYSTQGVAGPTPVAPRVPLLVAAHLKSSLTVTARHADVWNSYGTLFSQLAKGIRLTPEESLSVTARRSAFLDAECERTGRDPQTLRRSFMLAFTQDTPWVSVQQFRDTIGRYAEVGVTEFMFPFPLQGQHDPDVFTEVVETVMPKLQAGERP, encoded by the coding sequence AAGGGGTTCGAGGACAACGGCTTCGACGCCCTCTGGGCCGGTGACCACCTCTGGAGCGCGCTCGGTGACAACGGCTACACCCAGCCCCGCTTCGACGCCTGGATGATCGCCGCCGGCATCGCCCAGGCCACGTCGAAGGTCACGGTGGGCACCCTGGTGTCGGCCATCAACATGCGCAATCCCGCCGTGCTGGCCAAGCAGGCGCTGACGCTCGACCACATGTCCGGGGGCCGGGCCGTGGCCGGCATCGGTGCGGGTGGCAACCCGAAAGACGGGGCCGTGGCCGGGGAGAAGCCCTGGTCACCGGCCGAGAAGTCGGAACGGCTCGACGAGTACCTCACCGTGGTACGGCAGGTCGCGGCCGGAGGCGAACTGGACTACACCGGAAAGCATTACAGCACCCAGGGGGTGGCCGGACCGACGCCCGTGGCGCCCAGGGTCCCGCTGCTGGTGGCCGCGCACCTGAAGTCGTCGCTGACCGTCACCGCCCGGCACGCCGACGTCTGGAACTCCTACGGCACGCTGTTCAGCCAGCTCGCGAAGGGCATCCGGCTGACGCCCGAGGAGAGCCTCAGCGTCACGGCCCGGCGATCGGCATTCCTCGATGCGGAGTGCGAGCGCACCGGCCGCGACCCGCAGACCCTGCGCCGCTCGTTCATGCTGGCCTTCACCCAGGACACCCCCTGGGTGAGCGTGCAGCAGTTCCGCGACACCATCGGCCGCTACGCCGAGGTGGGTGTCACGGAGTTCATGTTTCCGTTCCCGCTGCAGGGGCAGCACGATCCGGACGTCTTCACCGAGGTCGTCGAGACCGTGATGCCGAAACTGCAGGCCGGGGAACGCCCGTGA